Sequence from the Argentina anserina chromosome 7, drPotAnse1.1, whole genome shotgun sequence genome:
TACCCATTCACAGATAACTGAATTAACTTCCTCCGGCAGTTCGTCATGAGGACAATGACCTGGAATTTCACAAACAATGAGAAATATTAACTTCTAGAAAGTTTTATAGACTTTTAGAGCATAAACTAGAAGAGCAGTGGGAGAGAGAACTTTTCTGTAGTGTTTTACCCACCAGCATCCAATTCCTTGATTAAGAACCCATCACAATGCTCTTTGATCATAGCCACTTTTGATTTGGAGTTGGATATTGGATCTCTCATTCCCTATAGCAAATTGTTTGAGTAAGGATGAAAaggacaaaagaaaaataatatgatGGAGGAGGGAGATGTCATTTCAATTTTCTCTACTTGTTACCTGGATAATGAGAACCTTTTCCTTGAATTCTTTTAGAAGATAGTTAAGAGGAAGTGAGAGATTGAAGCTAAAAACGCTTTCTAGGACCACTGCCACCCCAGGATCATATGACTGTTGTTTAGATTAAGGAAGTTTCTGACAAAATAAGCAATGCCGTTGAAAGctgtataaaaaaaactaaaacattGATTCTGGTTCACAACTGATAAAATGTACTCAAGGAAAAAGGATACTGCTCTTAGCATTTCATCAATAAGCCAGTTGTCCGCTCGCTCTGTTTTCTGCACAAAACTCGGCAAATATACTAAAATAAGACAAAGGAACTACCACATGAGTGATGCAATATAAGAGAGCCATAAAGACAGACTTACATTTGGATAGCACTTCTGAACTATGTCTTTGAGTTGAAACCTTaggtaaaacaaaaggaatcgagcacCCAGCCACGAAGTCCCTGACGTTCTTCTTTCCTGAAAAGGAGAACATATTATAAAGTCGTCTatctttcagaaaaaaaaaagatcctGCACTTTTTAATAAGACTTACTTTAGTGAATGGCGCAGAGAAGTATGGAATAATCTCACCCCCACTATTAATAAGAACAACAGAATTGGCCAGAGCAGGCCAAAGACAAGCAACAATTGCGATAATATAACCtggaaacaaacaaacaaacaaaatagtGACCAAAGACGAATAAGCTACAAAAACTGTTTTCGCATGTCTAAGCATGCTAAAAGGAAGATCACAATGACTGTTCAATCAGACAAAGTATAGATTTTATTACACAACATACCGCCAATTGAGTTCCCTACAAGATGCACCGGTTCACCCACAACTTCAAGAATGAAATCTCTAAGCATTTCAGACCACAGGAGTTCCGTGTACACAACATTTGGCTTCTCTGATTTCCCAAATCCTAATATTGTAATGGCCCAAACTCGGTTTCCACCTTCAGCAATGCAATCTATGTTGTCACGGTAATGCTCCAGAAAGGCTCCAAAACCATGCACAAGCAGAATAGCGGGGCCTTCATGACCAACAACTGTATACTGACAACAGGATAGTACAATAATGAAAGATTATATGCCACATGTACAAATTAGCAAAGTAGTTTGCCAGATAAGAAGCCAAGGGAATTCATTGGACCAGCAAAAGATAACCTCCGAACAGAATACCTGAATTAGATAGCCTTTCCATCTCCAGATACGAATATGATGTTTTCTATTGTCACTCATCTGACTTTTGAGAGCCACAAGCCAATACCACTGCCACAACAATATCTCAATACTTAATAATGGCAAGTGAGTAATAATTTATCAACCAGACAAGGTAAATctcaaaagaatcaatcagtTGGAATACAAATATGTGATCTGTTCATAACTGATATAGCACCTCCATTGAGCACACTGAATCAACAGCTGCAGAAATTGTTGCCCCTGAACCAAAAGGAGATAGAAATCCACGGTTTCGTTCTTTATTGTGTTTGATAGCTTCAAAATATACTCTCCTCCTGGATAGGATGCCAAGAGAAAGGGCCGTACCAAAGAGAGTATTAAATGAAGCTCCATCCCGGCTTTCAGCATAGGGCATCCTTTCATGCACCCTGCAACATAATTGTGTCAAACAAACTTCCGCTTAATATATTTATGAATTGAAAGATAACATATCATTGTTTTAGGGCCTTCTATAATGTAAAAGGTATTCAGAAATTATGACCACATACTTCTGCCAGAAGTCATCCCGTGATTCACCATCCAAGTATCTCAAGTATGCACCCAAAGAATTCAATACTGTGCTTGTCTGACCTCCCATAGATTTTCCTTTAGTGGTGACAAATACTTCATCACGAATCTTTGACTGGACCTGAACACACCTAAACCAAGAATGGTTTtcacttttcttttcattgctTTCCCATACGTTAGAAGTTCTTCATCAATACTATGTCAGACATCATTACCTTGATTGAAGTCCACCTCTCTTGCATTTTGCATGGATTTGCATCTACAAACTTTTTCAAATCACCGAATGTCGGCATAGGACCTAAATCATAGTACAGTTACCATTACCATCAGTACTTGTTACAAAACATATCCTAGCTAAAATCACTGAAAACagtaaaaagaaaatcaagtaGATGAATAAGCAGAAACATTAAGAGTCTAGGAACCTTACCCCAGTCCAACTCCACTGCACTACCGGAAAATGTAGCTGGCGGAAGCGGCATTTTTATCGGCAACCGAAGTTTAGTAAAGTCCTTGTAGGAATCAGGAATGTCCTTCAAGCTCTACACAATCACACAACCACACAATCACCATCTCTCAGCATAAACCAAAAGTAACCAACCAAAACAACCGAAACTTACCTTCACATCATAAAACGGCGTCCTCCACAGCACAAACTCTGGCGCAGAAGGCTGCATTGCTCCCAATCTGTCCTTGACAGCACCAACCATCTCCCTTAAACCAtactccacctcctcctcgGCATACACAGCGCTCACACTCCGAACCTGTTCCAAACCTCCACAATGAGTCCATTCATTACTTCAACTACACTCTCATACTCACTAATTAATCGAAAACTAAAATTCACTACaagtttaacaaaaaaattaacaacCTTTTCCACAATCTCTTGTATCACATTCTCTGCATTCCCAAATCTCACCATCAAGTTCGTACCTTTATCTCTCAAACACTTTCTCAAATCTTCCAAAGCAACCACCACCATTTCCAGCCTTTCATCTTCAAACCCTACACACATTTGAATCAAACTCCATATCAATTCGTCTATACGCATTCGTGTACTGAACATGGTGTATAAATACACGGTGAGACTTACGGGAGAGAATACGGTGGTCGAAGACATAGAGAGGAATAGCTCCGGAGTGGTCAGCGGCGGCGAGGAGAGCTGGATGATCGTCGACTCGGAGGTCGTGCTTCAGCCAAACGACGGCGGCGCCGGTCTTCGATGCGGCGTTGACTGAGATATGAGCTCGaaaacggcgtcgttttgGCGAGTGAAGGAGGGTTCTATGGGAGGAGAAAAGCGAGGGAGGGTAGTGGAGAGTGAAGAGTGAAGCCATTACAGTCCATTAATGGAAAACCGAGGTTTTTATTCAAGCAAATATTTGGGGTTAAAAACAGAGAGAAATATTTGGCTAAAATTTAGGGACCAGAattttttcataaaaaaaaaaaattccagaTTATGTGGAGGTGAAACCAGTGCCGTGGATACATGCAGTAGTGGTAATGGGCTGTTGTGActtaaataatatattaagTTCGAAACTTTATAGATGCAGCACCATGCGCCTGAGAGAGTCAACCTCTATAAAAAAACTGTCAAACATTGAGAATATGTGATTTGTAAAAAAATTCGACCCCAATATATCAAAttcttttttaaatgaaaaagaaaataatttttacagGTAGTATATTTAGTAAGACATAACCTTATATCCATGTTTTTTGAATGTTAATGACAGTAATTAGAGTTTAATCTCTCAATTaactttttataattaagaaaataagcGGTTTAATATGAATTATCAGCGTAAATTAATTTCTAGACTAGAATTTTTTAAGATACTAACTAAATCATACCTACACAATTATGCGATTATAATGACCTGTATATGCAAAGTAAATATGTTAGAAAACATATTGTGCAAATGATCTAGTGTCTCTACTTGGATTCGCTTGGATTCATATAACTATTGGAGTTTAGATTAAGTAAAGATGTTAAAAATTGCACGCTCGGGTGTAAATTCGTAGGTAATTGGGGTAGAGTATAAATTAATTTGGTGATATAAATGGATGTGTGGGGGTAAACATGACTTTTGCGCTAAAAACAACATGTCGTTTATGCGGGCAAATGGACTAAAGGAGCGAAATTATAGGATCAACGGACTAAAACCGAAAATGGCGCTATCctatcatcttcttcctcagcTCCGATTGACCAAAACGGCGCGTTTCAATGTGAGGTGCGAGACCCCACCTACAGAGGCGTCGGAGGTCCCGGCGAAGAAACCCAGTTCGCAGGGGATGGGATTCGGGTCGTCGGCGAGTTCTGGGGAAAATTCGAGTGTGGATTCGAAGCAGAAGAAGGCGGGGAGGGCTAAGATTATACGGCGGTCGCCGGTGGAGAAGCCGGTGCTGTTTAGCGAGGAGGAAGAGGCTAAGGCGAATGAGATGGGGAGTAATGAGGGTGCTTTTGTTGTGGCTTGGTTGGGGCTTGGTGGTGTGATTCTGGTTGAAGGTCTTGCTCTTGCTACTTCAGGTATGGTTACTTCACTTTTTTTAAGTCTGTAATTTTTGAAGTTGGAGAATTGTGATTACATTGTTGTTGTGAAAATAATGAAACTTTTATTGGTAGTTTTACTAGAATCGGATTAAGTTCTACTGTTGTAGACAGTTCAACATGGCTGAAAGGTCAATTCTTTAGTGTTATGAGTAACTTAGTGTTGATTGAGGTATGGTTTGGTGTGAAAGTTAAGTTAGTTACAAGGATAAAGGCAGAATTGTGTATCCAAAATAACCCAAATTTGCAACTCAGACCTTTTTGGATGTCTGTTAGAGTGGTGAATTTCTGTTGCATCTTTGGTTGTTTTAGTTTTGTGTCTAGATGTTTCGGCTGTGGCTATTGCACTGGATGGTTTGTCCTAATTTGTGGCGTAACTAGAGACCACAGTTGTTGACATCACAGAAAATTGGAGAATTATAAATGCCATTTTGATCTTCTTTCCGGATGATCAAGACTCTCAACTAACACACTATAATGCCAGCATCAGTTAAGATTGACCAGAACAATGATAACTTTCTGAACACCTTTAGTGTCGTTCAAAAGTTTGTCTTTGACGTACATATAACATGTTGCGACCCATTTTCTTCAGACTATAACCTGTTTAGCTGACCACTCGGCTTATGTAAGTGTCAATCATCAGTTCTTTACAGATTTGAACTAGCAGTATATTGTCCATTTTAATTGCTTTGCATGTGGATATTTCTGTATGAAGGCAACATGCACATCATTCTGCAATTGAATTCGCAAAGCAAGCTTTGTGatctttttcatatttttagtaATTTGTTGATTTGCATTTCAGGCTTCCTTCCAGAAGAGTGGGATAAATTGTTTGTGAAGTATTTATATCCATCTTTTACGCCAACAGTCCTCTTGTTTCTTGCTGGAACAACCGCATATGGAGTAATAAAGTACCTGCAGAATGAGAAACTGAAAGATCAGAAATGATATATACTTAATTAGTATAGAGAGAAACTATGAGGTACATGCATGAGGCAATTCTGTAGTTATTTAAGGTTGTACTTTATAGAAAGTTAATATACTGAGAAATTGCGGACCATCTACAGTGCTTCGTTTAATCACTTCTGTTCATTGACCCCATGATTTATCGCAACACACATGATGTGGAACACTCAAGTCCCCATGCTTATGAATGGGGAGATCTGATCATCTGATTCTTGCATATAATTGGACCATTCAATCATTTCAGGTAAGAATTTAACCATAGTCATGTCACAGTCTCTAGTCCCTATCCCTTTATCTTCATTTCATCCTTGTGGGGCGTTTTACTTGTTTCAGTTTAGACCATACTAGTGAAAACATCATAGTTAGAAGCCTTTAAATTCTCTCATCCAACATTCATCCTGTCATCTTTATCTGGTACTACAACAGGCATTTCATGATTGCATTACAAGTTTagttattgattttttttgcttcttcCCTCGTCATAGCTATTCATGTTCATTTAGTTTTGAGCTTGTGAGCTGTGACTAGATACCGCGTTTTGCATTATGATCTTTGTAGCTGTCCATTCAGTTCAGTGATTAGAGCTTCATTGATCTTTGATTGCATCCATGTCCACAGACGTAACAACTCGGACCCTAATGCTAACAAATGGTTTTCAAATTCTCAACTGCACATTCATATGCCTGGTGCTTATGGGGTGACAAAGCACTGACAGCTCAAAACGATTACTGTGAACTAACTACGCCATTAAGAGGGCAAGAAAGAGTGGAAGTGGTGAGGTTAATGGAATTGAACCCTGCACCTATGCTAATATTATCATCTCTCCTACCATATCAGCTGACCAAAGATGACCAAGTTTTGAAGTTTCAAGTTGGTAGGGCTTATTTGGCCCCAAAGACCCTGCAATTGGTGTGCACTGCACCCTTCGTACTAGAATCACTTTCACGATATAAACTTTGAGCAATCCGAATTTATGTGATTTTGGTCATCTAGGTCATATTCTGCTTGCCTTTAATAGCATCGATCTGTCACTCCTTCAAGTTCAAGAGGACCACGTACCCCAATCATTTAGTAACAGCGTTTCAAGTAGCTCCAGTTTCCCACTCTATTCACTGCTTCTGGGACTGAGCTTCATCAAAGTTGCTTGAGAGAATTAGATGACAATGAGCTTGCGGTCCCCTTCTTCTTCAACCTCTCATTGCTGAAATATCTGAACATAACCCAAGTTCTTGAAACTCGACCCGAGTGTTTGAGGGACATTAGTTTTAAGTGTTGATGTCTCCAACATGCAAGCTCCTTAAATCCCTAACCAAACAGACATCCACCATGAATAATTGAATATGATAAACCAAACAAACACCAAAGGGTTCTTGTTTTGTGAAACGCAGCAGGGCATTGCGCTCTCCAATAGTCTTCCACGGGGACCCAGGAGATGAGAATATTGGTGATCAAGTAATTACAACGTAGACAAAACAAAAGGTTGAGCACTATTTTATACACAAACAAGGCTTAAAGGTCAAAGAGTATGCATCAGGCGCCGCTTACCACTTTGTAATACTGTGTTAAAAATTTGATTAAGATAATGATAAGTACTAAGCATTTGAGTAATTCTCCTGCTTTGGCTACTACTCTTCCATAGCAGGTCAAgtttttgttggttttgaattgcAAGTTGATGCTTAAGAGTGAGAGCCAGCTGGTTCTCTTCCTAAACCTAAATGGTGGCCTCTTTCCCTGGGGTGACCCGAATTGGCCAATCCATCCAGCTATATATCACACGAATGCCTGCAAATCAGGCAACTTTGTATTCATGTATGCTGTTATGACATTGCAATCCTTTTTCTACCAACTCGTACCCAGGAACTGGCAAATTTTACCTCAAAAACTATTGCGTGTTTAGTGTGGTTTCATTGCTCCATCTAGTATCATGATGTGATACATAACTACTGTTCGGTCATGTATCGTATGCAATATCTTAGGTGAACTAGTATACATGCGTCATCGAGTATCACAAATATCGGTATCTATAGTTCTATGCGTCGTTCCCAAAAATGTGAGATTACACTTTATCAAATGTTTTATGATTACAGTTTTTCTCACTTTTTTCTTCTCGCGTTTTTGTTAATGAACaatatgaagatgaaattgatGATAGATCATTGGATAAAGGGGTTATTATTATACTCAATGATCAACATTAACATTACAGGCGTTATCATTCATTGCATTTTAATATGGAAGAGCTTGTACCTTTAAGAAAAGGCAGTCCTATTCATTTTTCCACATAAAACGATTGAGATAAATACTATTAACCATGAAACTGATTAAAGTTATAATTCTGATAATTTCTTATATAGTTTAGTATGAAGAGTACATAAATCCTCCCCACTGCCTAAGAGGTAGTCATTACTGATCATTACATCGACGTTTAAAAACACACCCAACACTGCACAACAGCTGGTGTCCAATTCTTCAAGTCTTAAACAAAAGCCTGTTCTAGTCGCATATTCAACCTTCTTCTTGCTCGGCAAGTTAAAAAACTTGGTGGAAACTTTCAACAGTAGGTGCTTTTCGGCAGAATTATTAAGCAGCTGCTGCACTCTGTTCCGTTCTCAGTACACAACAAGATGTGCAATCCTTTTCATAAAgtgaaaacaagaagaaatatAAATCTGCAAAAGCGAATTCAAAGATTGAATTATGGAGAAGAAAAGAGGAGGAGGACTGGTACATCATAAGCCTCCCCGGCTCAAATCCCAGTAAAGTCGATCAACCCAGGAAAATCGAGAgcttaaacaaaagaaaagggaaGCACAGTGGGGACATTGAAGATTGAATACTACATTCTTAGGGCTCTTTCTGAGGACCGCCTTGTTAATAACTAATTGATAACTACTTTGATTTACcgagttttcgatttcatatttAGATTTCTACCATTTAGTTTGCCAATAGACATGAGTATATCATTCatgcaaaatttcattaaaactGATAATCGTTAATGCATTCATAAATGTGATTTGTTCATTATGAACTTCAACGGTTCATGTTTAACAGTTTTGATTCATTCATTAATTTAACATACTTTGATATATTAACGATCACTAAATTAACTGAAAATTTATACATCTAATATACTCATATGTATAACTTATCTAAATggttgagataaaaaaaatgtgatCGAAAAATAGATCTAATtaacaattaattaaaaagTCTTTAACTATTCTTCAACAAGATGGTTCTTATTAGAAAATCGCACATCTATTCTTATGTATGATATCCAAAGGTCACACAGCTTTGTCTCTGAAAGTGACACTCGATCAAGTGTGTGTGATACTGTGATATGATGAGCCTACAATGAATCCCATTGCCAAAATGATGAATGTGAATCAAGTTGTGGATATTATGAATTCACCATGTACCAAACGTTTTGAGTCTTAATTTGTTCCTGTTAAGGAGTGTAAGCTAGGTGGatggtttcaattttggccAAACCCCATAACTCCAAATTATTCATGGTGGAAGCTTCTTTTGTTGAGCGAAAACAACTTCCATTAGGCCTGACCAAACCAGCCAAAGCAAGAGAAACAAACAGGCAAAGAAAGGAAAGCAACAAAGCAGACATGGTGGAAGCTTCATGCTCCTTTGGGACATGTAGATCATGGAGTGGAAATTGTAAGCATACCTCTATTTGTTCACGTGGGAAGTAGACTGTTAAATTGGTTGGTCGCAATTTATACATTCGATGTAAAAGGATAGTGAATAATTTGaagagtaattattctgtgtactCGGAACATCATGTGACACTGTCATTTTATGTATCAgcaaataatattttatagtGTGGTAAACATGTACGCGCAAtgaaagaaatttttttttattaatatgagtaaccaatcagaaacaaacacaataaaaaattaatcaataacattaaaatgGTACACCACAGATTATTTATTgcgtacatataataatttttctaatttgcGATTTTGTAACTTAGGACATTAAATTCCATAAAATAAACTAataaattttagtttcttttaagTCATATTGTTTCATGTTCAATAATTAAAAGTGTTTACATAATGTTTTAAATCGCAATACTCAAAAGTTTCACCAAAATTGTTATCCATGAGCCTAGACTAAATCAAGGTGATGGATAGTTATGAAGAtataagatgatcatgaatGTATATCCTACATTTTCTTGTCTTTTCTGTTGTGAGATCATCAAGGGTCCAAGATTATGATGGTGcgagaaaaaaaacaagctTAGTGGGTATACCCAAAAGTGGTGATTATCTTATTAAGGCAATTATGATTACATGAggcaaattaatcaaaatcaataatgCCCAAAGTTTAACAAACCAAAGAAGCTTAGCCTAAGAACTTAACAAACCAAAGAAGCAAAAGAAAGCTTATTAATAAGTAGCTACGATCAAAACTTCTAATTAGTAACAAAACCTTATGTACATTATTGTACTTTCATCACTCGTCTTAGTTTCACGATCCATTCATTTTCGGAAACTTAACATATTATTTTGTAACATTCAAGTGATCCGATCGACCAATAGTTAGAAAGTTCGAATCTCCCATTCCCCATTGCTTATAAGGAAGGGTTGTTGTTCAATTAAGGTCCACCAAACTCAAGAGTACGTGGCTAGTAATGAGGCACTAAATGTAGTCGAGCCAGTATAGACAAGTCATTAAGCCATTGTTGCAGAGTACCACTTCTTCGATTCCTAATCTCTGCTGCACTATATGAATGCTCATCAAACACTGATCTATCTCATCAGCTTTGAAACATCTTCAATGGCATCACCAACTCAAATAAAAGCGGGAACAGAAAATCAGAAGCAAAACTTGTATACAAATATCAGTAtacaacaaaattatatataaatatcattattacaataataataattaacatCCTTAACTACTTTAACCAATTACGCATTAGCAAACAAAGCAGAAGCTCCAAAAAAGGATCAGAACCCCGGAaaaggattttttttaaaaaaaaaaccgaaatagAAAGTAGTAAATATAATTTACTGGTCGAGCGCATTAGGTCCAGTACAGTAACTTAAAACGTGACTCCAAACCCACTGAACCAAAAACTTTCGCCGGATTCCGTTCATGTTGTACGTGGCGCCATCGTGGTCGCCCATCAGCTGCCCCGTGTACGACCCCCCTCCTCCAGTGCCGTAGATCCCCTCACATAGGTCGGCAATCTCTACCGGAGCAATGGGGTCTGGGCCGGCGTACCAAGCGTTCACTAGAGGGTTGCTGGCCAGCTCCGCAATCTCGTGAGCTATAACACTAATCATCCCCTCCACGCCGACGTCACCGTTCGGCGACTTCAACGGCTTTAATCCCGGCATGTACGTCGGCACGGCAAACGGGTACGCACATATCCCGGGGCATTGCTTTGCCGAGTTTCCGACCCAAGCGTACGGCAGAGTGTAGCCAACAATGGACGGGAAGGTGAAGTAGTGGAAGCCGCAGACCTGGCCGCAGAAGTCCTGGACGGTGACGTCGTCTGACGTCAGGAGGAGGTAGAGGCCTCCCTGTGGGTTGGTGGGCAAGGGGCGGGTTTTGGCTGTGACGGCGGACTTGATGACGGACTGGATGGAGAGGCGGGTGAGGGACTTGCCGTGTGAATAGAAGCGGTCGTTCTTCTCGGCGCCGAGGCGGACAGTGCGGGAGATGTTCCGGCCGGTCTGGTCGGTGTAGAGCTGGACGGTCTTCCACCAGCCGGCGACGGAGGGGGGCTTGGAGTCGGCGGCGGAGATGGAGCTGATGAATTCACGTATGATCTTCTTCTGGCGGCGCTGCCACGTGCCGTACCAGATTGTGTGGACGGTTATGTCGGCGGTGAGGACCGGGCCCATGTGGTACTTAAGGTGGACGAACTCGGAGGAGCCTTCGAACTTTTTATTGTTGCCGAGGACGAGGTCGGTGTGGTTGGCCTTGAGATGAGGCCATGGCCGCCAAGAAGCGGCGGAGAGGACAAGGGTGAGTAGGGTTATCAAGGCAAGGAGCACTGGAGCCGGTGACCGGCGCATTTTGGTGTGAAGTGGGTGAGATAAACAGTGAAAATTTGAAGTGGGGAGCTGAGCTCACAAAGTCTCAagtgtttgtttttgtcgtagagatgtgtatatatataggaggagatatttacttgaaatttgttttaggttttttcTGGAGtgggaaaataaaaaatggggAGGCATTGCCGCATTGGTTTGCGGGTAATGGAGGACAGAGAGATTCTTAAAGCCAAGACTGGGCGGGGACGGAGATGGGGCCGGAAAGTCAGACGTGGCAGGGAGGCATCATCATGGTCACCGTTTAGCGGAAACAAATTTCTCGCACGTCCTTTTTATgtctaaattatttttatttatttaaagtgATGGGGAGGATGAGATGAGCTCAACTCTTTTAACTTTCTGCTTTAAGTTTTGGAAACGCGGGAAAATTAGTGTTCAACTGTTGATGGTGGAATCGTAacacattatatcaaataagTCTATAATTCTATAACTCTATATGAGTTCATAATAGTAATGAACCGTCAAATCCCGTTTTATGGGTCACTTCATGTGGTTACGTACGATTTATACATACGAGGTGCTATCTAATACATGATCATGATTCATAAGGAGCTTATTTGTTTGATAGAAAGAAGATCAATTGTTGCAGATGTGGTGTGCTATTCTAAACTCTACGTCTCCTAGCAGCTTACTTGTCTCGAGCGCTGCTATTGTCTCCAAGTGTACTCGTTCAAGTTCGAGTTGTTGCTTGACTGAGTTTCATATTTGGTTAGGGTTACGGTTCCGGCAATTGTAACGCGCGGAATTATTTGATGCGCTGTAAAACATGCACTTGAAAATTCTGAATAAAATCATGAGTCACTCTACTATAATCCCGATTACTAGCGTATCTTGTACGTGGAGTCAGGATTAGATTGCGCAATtcttatacgtacataaaacTTTTACCTAGTGATCAAAATTAGATTGCACTCTTATTTAGATCAAAATTAAGAAACTAGCAAAACATGACAATGATTGTAATTCAAcaacttttaaaaaaatgagcATTTTATATTATCtttgtaattaattatttagattttATGTCTTTTTTTATATTGACAGTTTTATTAATGAAAACTTGACAATCCATTAGGCCTTACATAAAAAAACGGACATTTGGGACATCCAGTCCTTCGGAAGAAGGCACAggatcggaggagggagaACTGAGTCTGGAGAAGGTGTCAAGTGTGTGGTTCGAGCTGTAAGAACAAAGAAGTTCGGTGAACGTGTTCGATGGAGGACAAGCTAGTCAATGTCAGTAGTCAGTTCTGGTTATCCGAACAGGTTACTGTCCTCCTTTGCTCAGCTTATCCCATTCCGGACTGTTTGTCCTATCCTTCAAACCCCGTGCTGCACACATTTTCATATATCCCCGTCAAAATTATTGCACATATATCACCATATCATATAAGCTATTTCTTCATCCAATGAAGCATTCATCAACGGACGTGTGATTTCCAGATACTAATCGAGGATATGAACAATCAAATGGACGGTGTACGTGTGGTCCTGTAGTTGCTGGTGTAAATTTGTTCACTAAGATAATAATGCATGCAACATATATGGTCCGACCAAGTAGTCCTGGCTAGCTAGCAATAGTTTGCTACGAGTACTAGTACCAGCTCCAACTGTGAACAATTCAGTCATCATTTTAGGTGGGTTTTGATCAGCCGGTCCATCCCCTATATGTTTCTTCATGCATTGTCCCTATCAACCTAAGCTCTTGTTCTCAGTTCATACAGATGGACAGTTAGTCTTTGACTGTTAGGACCAGAAACATGTACAATGGCAATCAGAGTGATTATATGATCGACTTAATTTCCCTGTCATGCAACACAAGCCCTAAGCCC
This genomic interval carries:
- the LOC126803813 gene encoding uncharacterized protein LOC126803813, whose amino-acid sequence is MASLFTLHYPPSLFSSHRTLLHSPKRRRFRAHISVNAASKTGAAVVWLKHDLRVDDHPALLAAADHSGAIPLYVFDHRILSRFEDERLEMVVVALEDLRKCLRDKGTNLMVRFGNAENVIQEIVEKVRSVSAVYAEEEVEYGLREMVGAVKDRLGAMQPSAPEFVLWRTPFYDVKSLKDIPDSYKDFTKLRLPIKMPLPPATFSGSAVELDWGPMPTFGDLKKFVDANPCKMQERWTSIKVQSKIRDEVFVTTKGKSMGGQTSTVLNSLGAYLRYLDGESRDDFWQKVHERMPYAESRDGASFNTLFGTALSLGILSRRRVYFEAIKHNKERNRGFLSPFGSGATISAAVDSVCSMEWYWLVALKSQMSDNRKHHIRIWRWKGYLIQYTVVGHEGPAILLVHGFGAFLEHYRDNIDCIAEGGNRVWAITILGFGKSEKPNVVYTELLWSEMLRDFILEVVGEPVHLVGNSIGGYIIAIVACLWPALANSVVLINSGGEIIPYFSAPFTKERRTSGTSWLGARFLLFYLRFQLKDIVQKCYPNKTERADNWLIDEMLRASYDPGVAVVLESVFSFNLSLPLNYLLKEFKEKVLIIQGMRDPISNSKSKVAMIKEHCDGFLIKELDAGHCPHDELPEEVNSVICEWVVTLSSRRPVGSLSRNLM
- the LOC126802958 gene encoding protein LPA2: MALSYHLLPQLRLTKTARFNVRCETPPTEASEVPAKKPSSQGMGFGSSASSGENSSVDSKQKKAGRAKIIRRSPVEKPVLFSEEEEAKANEMGSNEGAFVVAWLGLGGVILVEGLALATSGFLPEEWDKLFVKYLYPSFTPTVLLFLAGTTAYGVIKYLQNEKLKDQK
- the LOC126802283 gene encoding protein EXORDIUM-like 3; translation: MRRSPAPVLLALITLLTLVLSAASWRPWPHLKANHTDLVLGNNKKFEGSSEFVHLKYHMGPVLTADITVHTIWYGTWQRRQKKIIREFISSISAADSKPPSVAGWWKTVQLYTDQTGRNISRTVRLGAEKNDRFYSHGKSLTRLSIQSVIKSAVTAKTRPLPTNPQGGLYLLLTSDDVTVQDFCGQVCGFHYFTFPSIVGYTLPYAWVGNSAKQCPGICAYPFAVPTYMPGLKPLKSPNGDVGVEGMISVIAHEIAELASNPLVNAWYAGPDPIAPVEIADLCEGIYGTGGGGSYTGQLMGDHDGATYNMNGIRRKFLVQWVWSHVLSYCTGPNALDQ